The Zalophus californianus isolate mZalCal1 chromosome X, mZalCal1.pri.v2, whole genome shotgun sequence genome window below encodes:
- the RTL9 gene encoding retrotransposon Gag-like protein 9, with product MSIPLRSLRFNSMLRDENVDPQNRGSTFSGPIIETRAEVQILQSHVQPTVSTSASDPGGMSAQLMTSAAFDTTSAPLMGAPNAGALSPPLMPASESGALSPLLMPASDAEALSPLLMPASDSGTLSPLLSTSDYGLMSPGLMTIPDFGTMSTALMAAPHSAEISPLAMPASSSGAMSTPIMSTPASGAMSTPLMLAPDPGEISPLLMPDINPGVMSTQQPMPAPGSEAMSPLQITDEDTEAMSKVLMTALASGEISSLLMSGTDSEAISSLIMSALTSETTSTQPTSTQDSGEIPTQLMSGPDPGVVPSRLMSAPGSGAMSAPLLAVPDAGDVSTLPKAAPDTEAVSPLLMTALTSGVMPTQLMSAQDSGGMPPQLTQNLDPQIMSTPPMRAAAARGMSAGPARASDPGGMSTPRMRALASGNMQTLLKTVPDSAAMSTPLMTATSSGAMSTEQMSTVASRVMSTQLTMARTSGAVSTGFRKATPSGAMSTSRMRPPASVMMSAPLRRAPASETVSALPPSAPASGPMSALQMRAPVSGAMSVPQRRATASGVTAVPQMRASASGAMSTPLMTAKASGAMSPLLMRDTASGVMPLPQMRATASGTVSKPLTTSKASEAMFMQQMTTTASGDISTMLMRDTASGAMSMRQMTDTASAGMSTPLMRAPASGDMSTPQMTAAASGTMSMPLMGAPGPGAMPTALMRATASGKMPGQPMSTQDSGGMSMSFMRSMTSGGLSPLQLQTPASEMVPTPKMRAPASGVLSTPLMRAPDPGKMSALLTRASSSAEMSPPLMRPPVSGEIATSLRVPAYGAMSSPQMTAPAPGMMPMAQMRAPVPGAMSTPLMRSTASEGMPMPQMTATASGGVSLPLMRTPASGATSAPQMMPAASGEMCTLSMHSPASGVISPPLVRAPVSGIMSTPLRRPSASEAVSAEISRGPASGKMSTAQVIAMASGGMSKPLTRATTPGTMPMPLMSAMASGDMSVPLMKSMASGTVFALQTRVTSSGSMSLPQTTYATSGGMSVPPMRASASGMMSMPLLRATAPGGMSVPPVRCPVLGAMSTPQMAATASGMMSTLEIKATDSGETSASHINVTVSGSKSTPRMTATITETMKPPPPQEVPSFGMLTPALCYLLEEQEAARGACSVEEEMEVDEEKQMKGFLNDSEKMAFLVSLHLGAAERWSILQMEVGNPLSDENKSFLSRSQGLYDSLSEIDILSAVLCHPKQGQKSVRQYATDFLLLARHLSWSDAILRTRFLEGLSEAVTTKMGRIFLKVAGSLKELIDRSLYTECQLAEEKDSPGSSSQVLLSACKRNNEEAMENELNSYQQTEEHQHVPKRCYYLKEHGDPQEGLHDHLRQSTGHHKAPTNK from the exons ATGTCGATACCTTTACGCTCACTCCGATTCAACAGTATGCTGAGGGACGAAAACGTCGACCCCCAAAACAGGGGGTCGACCTTCTCTGGACCAATAATAGAGACCAGAGCAGAGGTCCAAATCTTACAGTCCCACGTACAGCCTACAGTCTCGACGTCAGCATCAGACCCTGGAGGGATGTCTGCACAGTTGATGACATCCGCAGCCTTTGACACAACGTCTGCACCTCTAATGGGAGCACCAAACGCTGGAGCACTGTCCCCACCGCTGATGCCAGCCTCGGAATCTGGGGCCCTGTCCCCGTTGCTCATGCCAGCTTCAGATGCGGAAGCGCTGTCCCCCTTGCTCATGCCAGCCTCAGATTCTGGAACATTGTCCCCATTGCTGTCCACTTCAGACTATGGATTAATGTCCCCGGGACTGATGACAATTCCCGACTTTGGAACAATGTCCACAGCACTAATGGCCGCCCCACATTCCGCAGAGATATCGCCCTTGGCAATGCCAGCCTCATCCTCTGGAGCGATGTCCACACCTATAATGAGCACTCCAGCGTCTGGAGCGATGTCCACACCACTGATGCTGGCCCCAGATCCTGGAGAGATATCTCCACTCCTGATGCCAGATATAAACCCTGGAGTGATGTCCACGCAGCAGCCAATGCCAGCTCCAGGCTCTGAAGCAATGTCACCATTGCAAATTACCGATGAAGACACCGAAGCAATGTCCAAAGTCCTAATGACTGCTCTGGCCTCTGGAGAGATATCTTCGCTGCTGATGTCAGGCACAGACTCCGAAGCCATATCGTCACTGATAATGTCAGCCCTCACTTCAGAAACAACGTCAACCCAGCCAACGAGCACCCAAGACTCTGGGGAAATCCCCACCCAGCTAATGTCTGGCCCGGATCCTGGAGTAGTGCCTTCACGGCTCATGTCAGCGCCAGGTTCCGGAGCAATGTCCGCACCACTCCTGGCAGTCCCAGATGCTGGGGATGTGTCCACATTGCCCAAGGCAGCTCCAGACACTGAAGCCGTGTCCCCACTGCTAATGACGGCCCTAACTTCTGGAGTGATGCCCACCCAGCTGATGTCAGCCCAGGACTCTGGAGGGATGCCCCCGCAGTTAACACAAAATCTAGACCCTCAAATCATGTCTACTCCACCAATGAGAGCGGCGGCTGCCAGGGGGATGTCCGCAGGGCCGGCGAGAGCCTCAGACCCCGGAGGGATGTCCACACCACGAATGAGAGCTCTAGCCTCTGGCAATATGCAAACACTGCTGAAGACAGTCCCAGACTCCGCAGCGATGTCCACCCCACTGATGACAGCCACATCCTCCGGAGCCATGTCCACTGAGCAAATGTCAACTGTGGCCTCTAGGGTGATGTCCACGCAGTTAACCATGGCCAGAACTTCTGGAGCGGTGTCTACGGGCTTCAGGAAAGCCACACCCAGTGGGGCAATGTCCACATCACGAATGAGACCGCCAGCCTCTGTGATGATGTCCGCGCCACTAAGGAGAGCCCCAGCCTCTGAAACAGTGTCCGCGCTACCACCGTCAGCCCCAGCCTCTGGGCCCATGTCCGCACTGCAGATGAGAGCCCCTGTCTCTGGAGCGATGTCTGTGCCACAGAGGAGAGCCACAGCCTCAGGAGTGACAGCTGTGCCGCAAATGAGAGCCTCAGCCTCCGGAGCAATGTCCACCCCACTGATGACAGCCAAAGCCTCTGGAGCCATGTCTCCACTGTTAATGAGAGACACAGCCTCAGGAGTGATGCCCTTGCCACAAATGAGAGCTACGGCCTCGGGAACAGTGTCCAAGCCACTAACGACATCCAAAGCCTCAGAAGCAATGTTCATGCAGCAAATGACAACCACAGCTTCTGGAGACATCTCCACAATGCTAATGAGAGACACAGCTTCTGGAGCTATGTCCATGCGGCAGATGACAGACACCGCCTCTGCGGGGATGTCCACACCACTAATGAGAGCCCcggcctctggagacatgtccaCCCCACAAATGACAGCTGCAGCTTCTGGAACTATGTCCATGCCTCTAATGGGAGCCCCAGGCCCTGGAGCAATGCCCACAGCGTTAATGAGAGCCACAGCCTCTGGAAAGATGCCCGGTCAGCCAATGAGCACCCAAGACTCTGGAGGGATGTCCATGTCATTCATGAGATCCATGACCTCTGGAGGGTTGTCCCCACTGCAGCTGCAAACCCCAGCCTCTGAAATGGTGCCCACACCAAAAATGAGAGCCCCAGCCTCTGGGGTGCTGTCCACACCACTAATGAGAGCCCCAGACCCTGGAAAGATGTCTGCACTGCTCACCAGAGCTTCATCCTCTGCAGAGATGTCCCCACCACTAATGAGACCCCCGGTTTCTGGAGAGATCGCCACATCTCTGAGAGTCCCAGCTTATGGGGCCATGTCTAGTCCACAAATGACAGCTCCAGCCCCTGGAATGATGCCTATGGCACAAATGAGGGCTCCAGTCCCTGGAGCCATGTCCACACCACTAATGAGATCCACAGCCTCTGAAGGGATGCCCATGCCTCAAATGACAGCCACGGCCTCTGGAGGGGTGTCCCTTCCCCTGATGAGAACCCCAGCGTCTGGAGCGACGTCCGCACCACAAATGATGCCCGCAGCTTCCGGAGAGATGTGTACATTATCGATGCACTCTCCAGCCTCTGGAGTAATATCCCCACCACTAGTAAGAGCCCCAGTCTCTGGAATCATGTCCACACCACTAAGGAGACCTTCAGCCTCTGAAGCTGTATCCGCAGAGATATCAAGAGGTCCAGCCTCTGGAAAGATGTCCACTGCACAAGTGATAGCCATGGCCTCTGGAGGGATGTCCAAGCCATTAACGAGAGCCACAACCCCTGGAACAATGCCCATGCCATTGATGTCAGCCATGGCTTCTGGAGACATGTCTGTGCCGTTAATGAAAAGCATGGCCTCTGGGACAGTGTTCGCACTGCAAACAAGAGTCACAAGTTCTGGATCTATGTCCTTGCCACAAACAACATACGCAACTTCCGGAGGGATGTCTGTGCCGCCAATGAGAGCCTCAGCTTCTGGAATGATGTCCATGCCCCTTCTGAGAGCCACAGCCCCTGGAGGGATGTCCGTGCCACCAGTGAGGTGCCCAGTCCTGGGAGCCATGTCCACCCCACAGATGGCAGCCACAGCCTCTGGAATGATGTCCACTCTGGAAATCAAAGCCACAGACTCTGGAGAAACATCTGCCTCTCACATCAATGTCACAGTGTCTGGATCAAAGTCCACACCGCGCATGACTGCCACAATCACCGAAACAATGaagccaccaccaccccaggaAGTCCCATCCTTTGGCATGCTGACCCCAGCACTCTGTTACCTCTTAGAAGAGCAGGAAGCAGCCCGGGGTGCATGCTCTgtggaggaggagatggaggtcGATGAGGAGAAGCAAATGAAGGGCTTTTTGAATGACTCAGAGAAAATGGCGTTTCTGGTGTCCCTTCATCTGGGGGCAGCAGAGAGGTGGTCCATCTTGCAGATGGAGGTAGGCAACCCCCTCTCAGATGAAAACAAATCTTTCCTGAGCAGATCACAGGGCTTATATGACTCCCTGTCTGAGATAGACATCCTCAGTGCTGTTCTTTGCCATCCCAAGCAGGGCCAGAAGTCAGTCAGGCAGTACGCCACTGACTTCCTGCTGCTGGCCCGACATTTGTCTTGGTCTGATGCCATTCTACGGACCAGGTTTCTGGAAGGACTCTCGGAAGCTGTTACCACCAAAATGGGCCGGATCTTCCTGAAGGTGGCCGGCAGCCTAAAGGAGCTGATAGACAGGTCTCTCTACACTGAGTGCCAGCTGGCTGAAGAGAAGGATTCCCCGGGCAGCTCCAGCCAGGTTCTGCTGTCAGCATGTAAGCGGAATAATGAGGAGGCAATGGAGAATGAACTGAACTCTTATCAGCAGACTGAGGAG CACCAGCATGTTCCCAAACGCTGTTACTACCTGAAAGAGCATGGAGACCCTCAAGAGGGTCTGCATGACCACCTTCGCCAGAGCACAGGCCATCACAAGGCCCCCACCAACAAGTAA